The following nucleotide sequence is from Cyclobacteriaceae bacterium.
TGAAGAAGTAACGAATCAATTTCTTAAAGGTGTTTCTGCTTTTGGAGATAACCTTGGACCCATCTTTCTTCAATTGCCTCCCAACTTTCCTCCGAAGAATTTTGACGTCCTGGAAAAGTATCTCGCCTTCCTTCCAAAAGATATCGATGTCTTTGTTGAACTAAGAAGTCCGAAGTGGTTTGAGACCAAAGAAGAGTCGGAAAGAGTCTTTGACATGTTTGAAAAATATAAGAAAGGTGCTGTGATCACGGACGCTTCCGGAAGACGGGACTGTGTTCACATGAGACTCACCACACCAGAAGCATTTCTTCGCTTTGTTGGCAATGGCCTCCATCCTACTGATTACACAAGGTGCGACGACTGGATAGCGAGGATCAAAAGCTGGATGGATCAGAAGATCGATACCGTCTACTTCTTTATGCATCAGCATGAGGAGCTTCATTCTCCTGAACTCTGCAAATACGTTGTAGAAAAAATGAACAAGAAACTGGGCACCGATATCCCTGTACCCAGGTTCGTTCAGTAATGCCAGTGGGATCGGGAATCATACGTAATCCATCGTATTATTCAAATGGGTCTTTAGGACTTTAGCGAACTTTTCCTTAACCTTAATTTTCATTAACCCACATCCCTAAAATTCAAAATCATGGCAGATAAAAAATTGAGCGGACAAACCGCTTTGGTCACTGGAGCCAATTCCGGCATCGGTGAAGGCGTCGCCCTTTCTTTGGGAGAAGCTGGTGCAAACGTTGTCGTCAACTATGTCTCAAAACCAGAGACAGCTCAGGCCGTTGTCGACAAGATAAAATCCTTTGGAAGCAAAGCGGTTGCAATAAAAGCTGATGTCAGCAATGAAGCTGAAGTCATCAGCATGTTCAAGCAAGCCATTAAGGAATTTGGCACAATTGACATCCTGGTAAACAACGCGGGATTGCAAAAAGATGCAAAGTTTGAGGAGATGACATTAGAGCAATGGAATATTGTCATGAATGTTAATCTAACGGGTCAATTTCTCTGCGCCCGTGAAGCCATAAAAGAATTTTTAAGAAGAGGTCCGGTACCGTCAGTATCCAGAGCAACGGGCAAGATCATTTGTATGAGTTCTGTTCACGAGCTTATACCATGGGCAGGCCACGTTAACTACGCCTCTTCGAAGGGTGCGATAAAGATGTTCATGCAAAGTCTGGCTCAGGAGTACGGTGATCGCCAGATACGCGTCAATAGCATTTGTCCTGGAGCAATCCAGACTCCGATCAATACACCTGCATGGAGCACTCCTGCAGCACTGAATAGTCTGATGTCATTAATTCCATACAACCGCATAGGAGTTCCAAAAGACATAGGAAATCTGGCGGTCTTCCTCGCCTCTGACGATAGTGATTACATTACTGGCGCCAGTATCTTCATTGATGGAGGTATGACCGTGTTTGAAGGATTTGCAGAAGGAGGATGATCTCATCCATAAGTCAATAACCAATACCCAAACCTTTTTCTAATTAATAATCATGGCACCCAGCACTCCCAACCCAGAACAAGCACGTCTTGATGAAAACGCAAAGAAACCTGTCCCGTTAGTTAAGTGGGGACCGTATTTATCAGAACGACAGTGGGGAACTGTGCGCGAAGATTATAGTGCCAATGGTGATGCATGGAATTTCGTCACGCATGATCATTCAAGATCAAAAGCATACCGATGGGGTGAAGATGGTATCGGAGGAATTTCAGATACCAACCAGAACCTTTGCTTTTCACTTGCACTCTGGAATGGAAAAGATCCTATCCTGAAAGAACGTTTTTTCGGATTGACAAACAGTGAAGGGAATCACGGTGAAGACTGCAAAGAGCTTTACTACTTCCTGGATAATACGCCGACTCATTATTATATGAAGATGCTTTACAAGTATCCTCAGCAGGCGTATCCCTATGAAGCGTTGATCAATATCAATCGCGGTCGCGGCAAGCTGGAGCCAGAGTTTGAACTTTTGGATACCGGCATCTTTAATGATAATCAGTATTTCGATGTATTCATTACCTATGCCAAGAGCAGTGATGAAGATATTCTGATTGAGATAGAAGTTATCAATCGCGGAAAAAAGGCAGCAGACATTACAGTATTGCCGACACTTTGGTTTACCAACCGTTGGGCCTCCAGCGATGTGGAGAAGAAGCCTTCCATTACATTAAAGAATGACAAGAAAGGTTTCGGCACCGTTGTGACGGAACATGAAAAGCTTGGACGTTACTATCTCTATTTTGAAACTCCTGACAGAACCCTCTTCACGGAAAATGAAACCAACCAGGAGAGATTATATGGAGTGCCTGATAACACATCTTATGTTAAGGATGCTTTTCACAAAGTAATTGTTAACGGTCAGACCAATATTCTTGATGGCAAGGATGACGGAACAAAGTTCTCACCTGTCTATCAGGCGAGCATCAAAGGAAAGGGAAGCAAGAAGATCCTGTTGCGGTTAAGCAAAGAGGAAAACAAGAATCCATTTACCGATGTGGAAAAGGTCTTTGCCCAGCGATTGAAAGAAGCTGATGAGTTCTTTGAGAAGTTTGCACCTCTCAATTCAACGGCGGATGTTAAGACGATTCAACGTCAAACGTTTGCCAGCCTCTTGTGGAGTAAGCAATACTTCCATTATGATGTTGAGCGCTGGCTGAATGGAGATCCGGGACAGCCCCCTCCTCCGGAAAGCAGGAAGCAAGGAAGAAACAGTCAGTGGAAATACCTGAAGAATGAAGATATCATTTCAATGCCTGATACCTGGGAATATCCATGGTATGCGGCATGGGATCTTGCATTCCATTGTATTCCAATGTCACTCATTGATCCGGTATTTGCAAAGAACCAGTTATTGCTGGTGATGCGTGAGTGGTATATGAATCCTGCGGGACAGATACCAGCGTATGAGTGGAACTTCTCTGATGTTAACCCTCCCGTTCATGCATGGTCTGCACTCTGCGTCTATCGCATTGAGAAGACGATCAAGGGAACAGGAGATATCGAATTCCTGAAACGTGTCTTTCAAAAGCTACTGATCAACTTCACGTGGTGGGTAAACCGCAAAGATGAGAATGACAATAACATCTTTGAAGGAGGATTCCTTGGACTGGACAACATCGGAGTCTTCAACAGGAATGAGATTCCAAAAGGAGCTTTACTGGAACAGGTTGATGGAACGAGCTGGATGGCCATGTATGCCTTGAATATGATGGACATCGCGCTCGAGATCGCCGTGGTCGATTCATCTTTTGAAGATGTTGCCACGAAATTCTATGAGCATTACGTCCTGATCGCAGAATCTATCAATGAGGCAAAGCTATGGGATGAGGATGAAGGTTTCTTCTATGATCTTCTCACGATGCCTAACGGAGAAGGTATTCCTCTCAAGGTTCATTCCACGGTAGGACTCAGCGTATTGTTCGCGGTGTCGATCATCGACTTTAAAAAGATCGCCAAGCTGAAAGACTTTCAGAAGCGCATTGAGTATTTCAAGAACTATCGCCTTAAGACAGGTAAGTATCTGCCGAATGAGCAGGTAAAAGAAGGTGAGAACATTCTGATCTCCCTGGTTAAGAAAGAAAAGCTGGTACGTATTCTTCAGAAGCTTCTGGATGAGAATGAATTCCTGGCACCGGGAGGAATCCGTGCCGTTTCAAAATTCCATGAAGCACATCCATACTTTATTAATGTAGCAGGCGGAACGTACAGCATTGGATATGATCCGGGAGAATCTATTTCAGGAATGTTTGGAGGAAACTCCAACTGGAGAGGTCCGATCTGGATGCCAACGAATTACCTTCTGATCAAGGCTCTCAAGAAGTACTATCAATACTATGGTGAATCTCTTAAACTGGAATACCCTACGGGCTCTGATAACTGGCTGAATCTTGAAAGGATTTCTGATGCTCTGGCGAAACGTGTTGTCACCATTTTTGAAAAGGATGATAACGACAAGAGACCGGTTCATAAAGATCACGCTGAATTCTACAGCAGACCTGAGAATAAAGACCTGCTCCTGTTCTATGAATATTTCCATGGAGACACCGGGCGTGGCGTCGGTGCGACTCACCAGACAGGATGGACGGCCGTCGTTGCTGAGTTGATCAATGACGATGCCTGGGAATGGGAGTAACATTCAACTAAACCTATAAGTAATTATTCTCTGATCTTTTTGACACCATGAATCTTCGTAAAATTTATTTGACAATCGCGGCAGTAGCAGTTGCACTCATCTCCTATTCACAGAACCCTGCGAATCAATCTATCCAGGATAAATTCGATGACAATCGTAATGGATGGTGGTTGGGTGAAACCGGTGGCGGCTCTCAAAGCATTCATGATGGCAAAATGTTTCTGGACATTCCGGAAGGCGGATGGATCATCACGATCTACCCATATGTAGAGTTCGAAAAAGATTTCGTTACAGAAGTCTCTCTGAGACAAACAGAAGGTCATGAAGATAATGGTGTTGGTCTTTCCTGGGCACACAGCAAGCCTGAAAATACCCAGAACTATTTCATCATTACAGCGAATGGATATTACTACATCTACAATGCTTCCCAGGATAAATCAAAGACTGTAAAGGGAATCAATGAATGGATAAAGACTACTCTTATAAAACCACTGAATGAAGTCAACACAATAAAAGTGGAGCAGGTAGGCAACACACTGAATTATTACATCAATAACCAAAAGGTAACTTCCACGGATGCGTTCCGCTGGAAGGGTTCGGGAATCGGATTGGTGTCATACACTAAAATGAAAGTAGAAGCAGACGATTACAGCTTCGCTCAAAAAGAACTTAAGATCAACTTACCCACTAATCTTACAAAAGGGTTGGTTAAAGAGAATATGGGCGATGCCATTAACACCGCCTCTTCCGATCTGATGCCGATCATCACCGCTGACGGTCGCAATCTGTACTTTGGAAGACAGGATTATGAAGGCAATCTGGGAGGCGTGGCAGATGGTGAAGACTATTACCTTTCAACATGGGATGGTACAAAATGGTCGAAAGCTCAGAATCTTGGAGCACCTATCAACACTCCTAAAGTTGATAACTATAGTTCTGTCAGTACGGATAACAACACAATCCTGTTTGTTGACTCAAAGGAATTCTGGTCCATCAGCAGAAATGAATCAGGATGGGGTGCACCAAAGCCAATCGGTCTGACCTTCGTAAACGAAGCAAAGCATTTTGAATCCTATCTGGCTCCTAATGGAAAGTCTATCATCTTCACAGCAAAGAATGTCAACAATCTTTTTTACGACAAGGGCGAAGATGAGCGTGATTTTTATGTTTCACTTCAGGATAAGAATGGAAAATGGAGCGACCCTATCAATATGGGACCTAAGATCAACACCCGTCGCGATGAGATCTCCCCTTTCCTTGCCGCTGATGATCGTACACTTTATTTCTCCACTACCGGAAGAGCTGGCTATGGAAATGGCGACATCTTCATGAGCAAACGAATCGGTGATGGATGGACAAACTGGACAGAGCCTGTCAATCTTGGACCTGAGATCAATTCACCTTCGTTCGATGCATATTATGTTGTTCCTGCTTCGGGTGAATATGCTTATATGGTTTCCAATCAGGGCGGTTTCGGCAAGAGCGACATTATAAGAGTGAAGCTTGTCAAAGAACTGCAGCCCGATCCTGTTGTATTAGTGCGCGGCAGAACCCTTGATGCAAAGACAAAGCAGCCTATTTCCGCAAACATCCTGATCGATAATCTTACCACCAACAAAGAAGTCGGTGAAGCGGTATCCGAACCAAAAAACGGAAGCTATCAGATCACATTGCCCTATGGTGCCAATTATGGATTCCACGCTGCGGCATTGGGACATTTATCCGTGAATGAAAATCTTGAATTGACTACGATCAGTAAGTACACTGAAATTGAAAAGGATCTTTACCTGCTGCCAATCATTGCCGGTCAGGTACTGCAGCTAAACAACGTCTTCTTTGAACAGGCTAAACCCGTTCTTAAACCAGAATCCTATGCGGAGTTGGACCGTCTGATCACTATCATGCAGGAAAATCCAACAATGGAAATTGAGCTTGGAGGATATACCGATAACGTGGGCCGTGAAGTCAGCCTGATCCTGTTATCAATGGATCGTGCGGGTGCGGTGAAAAAATATATGGTTTCCAAAGGAATTGCTCAAAAGAGAATCACAGGCAAGGGATATGGTCCTGCAAATCCAGTGGTAAAGAACGATACTGAAGAACACCGCAGAATGAACCGCAGGGTTGAGTTCAAGATCACTAAAAAATAAGGAGGGGGCACAAATAAAGATTGCCATACGACTTTTTATTAGCTTCGCCCGTTAAATCAGAAAATGAAGCTGTACGAAATATATCCCCTCTCCCTGACGAATTCCCTTAGCGGCAAAAAGGAGAGTTTTACACCTGTCAATCCTGGCTTTGTAGGAATGTATGTTTGCGGACCTACCGTTTACAATAATGTGCATCTTGGAAACGCACGAACTTTCCTGTCATTCGACATTGTATCAAGATATCTAAGATTCCTGGGTTATAAAGTACGTTATGTACGCAACATCACCGATGTAGGCCATCTTGAAAATGATGCCGACGAAGGAGAAGACAAGATCGGCAAGAAGGCACGGGTAGAACAGCTTGAGCCGATGGAAATCGTAAAGCGCTACACGGAAGACTTTCACTCCGTGATGAGGCAGTTCAACATCCTCCCTCCCAGCATTGAACCTTCCGCCACCG
It contains:
- a CDS encoding SDR family oxidoreductase, giving the protein MADKKLSGQTALVTGANSGIGEGVALSLGEAGANVVVNYVSKPETAQAVVDKIKSFGSKAVAIKADVSNEAEVISMFKQAIKEFGTIDILVNNAGLQKDAKFEEMTLEQWNIVMNVNLTGQFLCAREAIKEFLRRGPVPSVSRATGKIICMSSVHELIPWAGHVNYASSKGAIKMFMQSLAQEYGDRQIRVNSICPGAIQTPINTPAWSTPAALNSLMSLIPYNRIGVPKDIGNLAVFLASDDSDYITGASIFIDGGMTVFEGFAEGG
- a CDS encoding OmpA family protein, translating into MNLRKIYLTIAAVAVALISYSQNPANQSIQDKFDDNRNGWWLGETGGGSQSIHDGKMFLDIPEGGWIITIYPYVEFEKDFVTEVSLRQTEGHEDNGVGLSWAHSKPENTQNYFIITANGYYYIYNASQDKSKTVKGINEWIKTTLIKPLNEVNTIKVEQVGNTLNYYINNQKVTSTDAFRWKGSGIGLVSYTKMKVEADDYSFAQKELKINLPTNLTKGLVKENMGDAINTASSDLMPIITADGRNLYFGRQDYEGNLGGVADGEDYYLSTWDGTKWSKAQNLGAPINTPKVDNYSSVSTDNNTILFVDSKEFWSISRNESGWGAPKPIGLTFVNEAKHFESYLAPNGKSIIFTAKNVNNLFYDKGEDERDFYVSLQDKNGKWSDPINMGPKINTRRDEISPFLAADDRTLYFSTTGRAGYGNGDIFMSKRIGDGWTNWTEPVNLGPEINSPSFDAYYVVPASGEYAYMVSNQGGFGKSDIIRVKLVKELQPDPVVLVRGRTLDAKTKQPISANILIDNLTTNKEVGEAVSEPKNGSYQITLPYGANYGFHAAALGHLSVNENLELTTISKYTEIEKDLYLLPIIAGQVLQLNNVFFEQAKPVLKPESYAELDRLITIMQENPTMEIELGGYTDNVGREVSLILLSMDRAGAVKKYMVSKGIAQKRITGKGYGPANPVVKNDTEEHRRMNRRVEFKITKK
- a CDS encoding DUF72 domain-containing protein gives rise to the protein MDFGKVESENLDEIDFKLPPDAPGTKELLEKQKPKKTPSNILVGCAKWGRKDWVGKIYPEKTKEADFLVHYAQNFTCIELNATFYRMPTEAQVTGWKNKVGKGFKFCPKFVDQISHFKRLKDAEEVTNQFLKGVSAFGDNLGPIFLQLPPNFPPKNFDVLEKYLAFLPKDIDVFVELRSPKWFETKEESERVFDMFEKYKKGAVITDASGRRDCVHMRLTTPEAFLRFVGNGLHPTDYTRCDDWIARIKSWMDQKIDTVYFFMHQHEELHSPELCKYVVEKMNKKLGTDIPVPRFVQ
- a CDS encoding glucosidase, translating into MAPSTPNPEQARLDENAKKPVPLVKWGPYLSERQWGTVREDYSANGDAWNFVTHDHSRSKAYRWGEDGIGGISDTNQNLCFSLALWNGKDPILKERFFGLTNSEGNHGEDCKELYYFLDNTPTHYYMKMLYKYPQQAYPYEALININRGRGKLEPEFELLDTGIFNDNQYFDVFITYAKSSDEDILIEIEVINRGKKAADITVLPTLWFTNRWASSDVEKKPSITLKNDKKGFGTVVTEHEKLGRYYLYFETPDRTLFTENETNQERLYGVPDNTSYVKDAFHKVIVNGQTNILDGKDDGTKFSPVYQASIKGKGSKKILLRLSKEENKNPFTDVEKVFAQRLKEADEFFEKFAPLNSTADVKTIQRQTFASLLWSKQYFHYDVERWLNGDPGQPPPPESRKQGRNSQWKYLKNEDIISMPDTWEYPWYAAWDLAFHCIPMSLIDPVFAKNQLLLVMREWYMNPAGQIPAYEWNFSDVNPPVHAWSALCVYRIEKTIKGTGDIEFLKRVFQKLLINFTWWVNRKDENDNNIFEGGFLGLDNIGVFNRNEIPKGALLEQVDGTSWMAMYALNMMDIALEIAVVDSSFEDVATKFYEHYVLIAESINEAKLWDEDEGFFYDLLTMPNGEGIPLKVHSTVGLSVLFAVSIIDFKKIAKLKDFQKRIEYFKNYRLKTGKYLPNEQVKEGENILISLVKKEKLVRILQKLLDENEFLAPGGIRAVSKFHEAHPYFINVAGGTYSIGYDPGESISGMFGGNSNWRGPIWMPTNYLLIKALKKYYQYYGESLKLEYPTGSDNWLNLERISDALAKRVVTIFEKDDNDKRPVHKDHAEFYSRPENKDLLLFYEYFHGDTGRGVGATHQTGWTAVVAELINDDAWEWE